The following are encoded together in the Pedobacter sp. D749 genome:
- a CDS encoding gliding motility-associated C-terminal domain-containing protein produces the protein MFNRLGIIVFGVLLLSAAACFAQSSNPNTLNLKPGVTVKLRANGTGATSYQWFKNGNALLGATEQDYVVNAAGKYTVITFSLGGCSSDLSEEMEVIMESQISADVSIVKRSESRQVINTEVFKYNLLVRNNGLGEATNIQVKDDLPENLTFVSVDPAVVGTASYNDQTKTVSWAIPSLANGSFVELIINVRSMKPGNVVNRATVTIDEPDPDLSNNISVDTKEITGLKIPNVFTPNGDGKNETFFIERLDLYSENQLTIINRWGSTVYEKKGYLNDWTANGLVDGTYFYVIKVKTASAQWQEFKGYVTVMR, from the coding sequence ATGTTTAACAGGTTAGGGATAATTGTGTTCGGTGTGCTGCTGCTTTCTGCAGCAGCATGCTTTGCGCAATCTAGCAATCCGAACACGCTGAACCTTAAACCAGGCGTAACTGTTAAACTGAGGGCCAATGGTACAGGTGCTACCTCTTATCAATGGTTCAAAAATGGAAACGCCTTATTAGGCGCTACCGAGCAAGATTATGTGGTAAATGCTGCCGGAAAATATACGGTTATTACTTTTAGTTTAGGTGGCTGTAGTTCAGACCTCTCCGAAGAGATGGAAGTGATTATGGAATCACAGATCTCAGCAGATGTTTCCATCGTTAAAAGATCTGAAAGCAGACAGGTAATCAATACCGAGGTATTTAAATACAATTTATTGGTGCGTAATAACGGACTCGGTGAAGCTACCAACATACAGGTAAAGGATGACCTTCCAGAAAATTTAACCTTTGTAAGTGTTGATCCTGCTGTTGTTGGTACTGCAAGTTATAACGATCAAACCAAGACGGTTTCCTGGGCTATACCATCACTTGCTAATGGCAGTTTTGTTGAACTGATCATTAATGTAAGGTCGATGAAACCTGGTAATGTGGTTAATCGTGCTACTGTTACGATTGATGAACCAGATCCCGATCTATCAAATAACATTTCTGTGGATACCAAGGAAATTACCGGACTTAAAATCCCAAATGTGTTTACCCCAAATGGTGATGGAAAAAATGAAACCTTTTTTATTGAGCGGTTGGACCTTTACAGCGAAAATCAGCTTACCATTATTAATCGCTGGGGAAGTACGGTCTATGAAAAGAAAGGCTATTTAAATGACTGGACAGCGAACGGTCTGGTAGACGGAACTTATTTCTATGTGATTAAGGTAAAAACGGCAAGTGCTCAATGGCAGGAATTTAAAGGCTACGTAACCGTAATGAGATAG
- a CDS encoding type IX secretion system membrane protein PorP/SprF, with translation MKKIVLTTLFNLFCLCLFAQQNAQFGQYMFNGLYINPAYAGYKEELYMQAFVRAQWTGIQGAPQTLSISVDEAVKEETLGLGLLVSKDKIGAQNSLNLSGNFAYRIKLDRTETNVLAFGVGIGVMQMGLNGSLLDPTETGDNRIPTGYESRTVPDVRAGVHYSNEKFFIGFSANNLLTQYLPVFRDNNLLNIASKPHFYLTAGMVFPMNDDFMFKPTFLIKDDLNGPSSLDLNAFLMIREKLWLGAAYRTSVKLYPKPALQNNLRARSAVGLVTEFFVRENLRIGYGYDYSLNKLGNYDYGSHEVSIGYYLQTAKSRRPKCYF, from the coding sequence ATGAAAAAGATAGTTTTAACGACATTGTTTAATTTATTCTGCCTTTGTCTGTTTGCTCAGCAGAATGCACAGTTTGGACAATATATGTTTAACGGTTTGTATATCAATCCGGCTTATGCCGGCTACAAGGAAGAACTCTATATGCAGGCTTTCGTCCGGGCTCAATGGACAGGTATTCAGGGTGCTCCCCAAACGCTTTCCATATCAGTAGATGAAGCAGTTAAAGAAGAAACTCTGGGTTTGGGTTTATTGGTATCTAAAGATAAAATTGGCGCGCAGAACTCGTTAAACTTATCAGGGAATTTTGCTTATCGCATTAAATTAGACCGTACTGAAACCAATGTGCTTGCATTTGGCGTTGGAATTGGTGTAATGCAGATGGGACTGAATGGGAGTTTACTAGATCCGACCGAAACTGGCGACAACAGGATTCCGACCGGATATGAGAGTAGGACTGTGCCGGATGTCAGGGCAGGCGTGCACTATTCGAATGAGAAATTCTTTATCGGTTTCTCTGCCAATAACTTGCTTACGCAGTATCTTCCGGTTTTTAGGGATAATAATCTCCTCAATATTGCTTCCAAGCCGCATTTTTATTTAACCGCTGGTATGGTATTCCCAATGAATGATGATTTTATGTTCAAGCCTACTTTTTTGATTAAAGATGATTTGAATGGGCCAAGCTCATTAGATCTTAACGCTTTTTTAATGATCAGGGAAAAGCTTTGGTTAGGTGCAGCGTATAGAACCTCTGTAAAACTTTATCCTAAGCCAGCACTGCAAAACAATTTAAGGGCAAGAAGTGCCGTCGGACTCGTTACTGAGTTCTTTGTTCGCGAAAACCTGCGGATTGGCTATGGTTACGACTACAGTTTAAATAAATTGGGTAACTATGATTATGGCTCACACGAAGTTTCCATTGGTTATTACCTGCAAACTGCAAAAAGCAGAAGACCAAAGTGTTACTTCTGA
- a CDS encoding Crp/Fnr family transcriptional regulator — protein sequence MSAVLNYFSSLCPITSGFIQEIKKNVEPLLIKKNKYILSPLDNNDYVFFVVSGVVRGFIKDGNKEITTWISLGDELIGAIQHPDEHHKPSIEYLQALENSELVAIPRLLIDKLYANYQETNVIVRKILALQYHVASERAIIARIPSAERRYEKFLELNSIDISRVPLRCLASYLGMRLETLSRIRSKLVRQR from the coding sequence GTGAGCGCTGTATTAAATTATTTCAGCAGTTTATGTCCAATAACATCTGGATTTATCCAGGAAATAAAAAAAAATGTAGAGCCTCTTCTAATCAAGAAGAATAAATACATTTTATCGCCTCTTGATAATAATGATTATGTTTTTTTTGTAGTATCTGGTGTGGTAAGAGGTTTTATTAAGGATGGTAATAAAGAGATTACCACCTGGATTAGTCTAGGAGATGAATTGATTGGGGCAATTCAACATCCTGATGAACACCACAAGCCTTCTATTGAATATTTGCAGGCATTGGAAAATTCAGAATTAGTTGCCATTCCGCGCTTATTGATTGATAAGCTTTATGCCAATTACCAGGAAACGAATGTTATTGTCAGAAAGATTTTAGCGCTTCAGTATCATGTCGCTTCTGAGCGGGCTATAATCGCTCGAATACCTTCAGCAGAAAGGCGTTATGAAAAATTCCTGGAACTAAATTCCATTGATATATCTAGAGTACCTTTAAGGTGTTTAGCCAGTTATTTAGGCATGCGCTTAGAAACACTTAGCCGTATACGCAGTAAGTTGGTAAGGCAGCGCTGA
- the gap gene encoding type I glyceraldehyde-3-phosphate dehydrogenase: protein MSKIGINGFGRIGRLVFRAALKRGLDIVAINDLIEPDYMAYMLKYDTTHGKFDGTIEVVDGNLVVNGKTIRVTAERNPADLKWDAVGVEVVIESTGLFLTRADAEKHIAAGAKKVVFSAPAKDGDIPTYVMGVNHHKLTADQTIVSNASCTTNCLAPIAKVLNDNFGIVEGLMSTIHAVTATQKTVDGPSAKDWRGGRGGFSNIIPSSTGAAKAVGMVLPELKGKLTGMSFRVPVADVSVVDLTARLEKPATYEQIKAAMKAASEGELKGVLAYTEDEVVSSDFIGDDHASIFDAKAGISLNDNFVKVVSWYDNEWGYSSALAKFVEYYASL from the coding sequence ATGAGCAAAATTGGAATAAACGGCTTTGGCCGTATTGGCAGACTGGTTTTCAGAGCCGCATTAAAAAGAGGATTGGATATTGTAGCGATTAACGATTTGATCGAGCCAGATTATATGGCATACATGTTAAAATATGATACTACACATGGCAAATTTGATGGCACTATTGAAGTTGTTGATGGTAATTTAGTTGTTAATGGCAAAACCATCCGTGTAACTGCAGAAAGAAACCCAGCTGATTTGAAATGGGATGCTGTAGGTGTAGAAGTGGTAATCGAATCAACAGGTTTATTCTTAACCCGTGCCGATGCAGAAAAACACATCGCTGCCGGTGCTAAAAAAGTAGTTTTCTCTGCCCCTGCTAAAGATGGCGATATCCCTACTTATGTAATGGGTGTTAATCACCATAAATTAACTGCAGACCAAACTATTGTTTCGAATGCATCTTGTACTACGAACTGTTTAGCACCAATTGCTAAAGTTTTAAACGATAACTTCGGTATCGTTGAAGGTTTAATGAGTACAATCCACGCTGTAACAGCAACCCAAAAAACAGTTGATGGTCCTTCTGCTAAAGACTGGAGAGGTGGCCGTGGTGGTTTTTCTAATATCATTCCTTCTTCTACCGGCGCTGCTAAAGCTGTAGGTATGGTTTTACCTGAATTAAAAGGTAAATTAACCGGTATGTCTTTCCGCGTTCCTGTTGCTGACGTTTCGGTAGTAGATTTAACTGCACGTTTAGAGAAACCAGCTACTTACGAGCAAATTAAAGCCGCTATGAAAGCAGCTTCTGAAGGCGAATTAAAAGGTGTGTTGGCTTATACTGAAGATGAAGTTGTTTCTTCTGACTTCATTGGTGATGACCACGCTTCGATTTTTGATGCTAAAGCTGGTATTTCATTAAATGATAATTTCGTTAAAGTGGTATCATGGTACGACAACGAATGGGGATATTCTTCTGCATTAGCTAAATTTGTAGAATACTACGCAAGTTTGTAA